One stretch of Gammaproteobacteria bacterium DNA includes these proteins:
- a CDS encoding CHAD domain-containing protein encodes MANETLQFLIPARTPVESLKSELLQEFALADVGESQRRRLFYDTFDWRLFRHSLTLEEEQTDHGRRLVMRDLDSGAVQRWVDNVEMPRLARELSRGPFRERLLELTAMRALLPVAELRSHTYQLRLRDKEEKTVARIELELAALNGDARVRRLPKRFQVLPVRGHPEHTRQLTDFAAGKLALPPATSSLLEDALAAIGQQPAGYSNKPAVQLDPAEPAQHAIRRILASQLKIIEINVPGTCQYVDTEHLHDLRVAVRRTRSLLGQFRKVLPEAETAPFRQEFAWLGTITGPCRDLDVHLLDFDSYQARLKPSMQPALEPVRRYLVRQHSTEQRRLREWLASPRFRALLANWQKFIDTPDDGPPEASRPVRELADAKIRAQYQTVLKRGRSIGNKTADAKLHKLRIHTKKLRYLTELFRELYPDKQITRFVTSLKRLQQNLGEFHDYCIQIDALGAIADDMAQKKLAGAETMKAIKTLTGKLEKSKRQARRQYAEIFSSFDEAKNRKKARQLFHGKNN; translated from the coding sequence ATGGCAAACGAAACACTACAGTTTCTGATTCCAGCCCGTACCCCGGTCGAGTCACTGAAAAGCGAGCTGCTGCAGGAATTTGCGCTGGCGGACGTCGGCGAATCGCAACGACGGCGGCTTTTTTACGACACTTTCGACTGGCGCCTGTTTCGCCACAGTCTGACGCTTGAGGAAGAACAGACTGACCATGGCCGGCGCCTGGTCATGCGTGATCTGGACAGCGGCGCGGTGCAGCGCTGGGTCGACAACGTCGAGATGCCACGCCTTGCGCGCGAGCTCAGCCGCGGACCGTTTCGCGAGCGGCTGCTCGAGCTCACCGCGATGCGTGCGCTGCTGCCGGTCGCGGAGTTGCGCAGTCACACCTATCAGTTGCGGCTGCGCGACAAGGAAGAAAAAACCGTTGCACGCATAGAGCTGGAGCTTGCCGCGCTCAACGGTGATGCTCGCGTGCGGCGACTGCCAAAGCGGTTTCAGGTGCTGCCGGTGCGTGGTCATCCTGAGCACACACGGCAGCTGACTGACTTCGCTGCCGGGAAACTTGCCCTGCCGCCGGCCACCAGCTCCCTCCTGGAAGATGCTCTGGCCGCCATTGGCCAGCAGCCGGCCGGATACAGCAACAAGCCAGCAGTCCAGCTGGACCCGGCTGAACCGGCACAGCATGCAATTCGCAGAATTCTTGCAAGCCAGCTGAAAATCATCGAAATCAACGTGCCCGGCACCTGCCAGTACGTCGACACCGAGCACCTGCACGACCTGCGCGTTGCCGTACGCCGCACGCGCTCGCTGCTGGGACAGTTCAGAAAGGTCCTGCCGGAAGCTGAAACCGCGCCTTTCCGCCAGGAATTTGCCTGGCTCGGCACGATCACCGGCCCATGTCGCGACCTGGATGTTCACCTGCTGGATTTCGACAGCTACCAGGCGCGATTGAAACCATCGATGCAGCCTGCACTGGAGCCGGTACGGCGTTACCTGGTTCGCCAGCACAGCACCGAGCAGCGGCGCCTCAGGGAATGGCTGGCCTCGCCGCGCTTCCGTGCATTGCTGGCAAACTGGCAAAAGTTCATTGATACGCCTGATGACGGCCCGCCTGAGGCCTCGCGCCCTGTCAGGGAGCTGGCGGATGCGAAAATACGGGCGCAGTACCAAACGGTACTGAAACGTGGCCGTTCCATCGGCAACAAGACAGCCGATGCCAAACTGCACAAACTGCGCATCCATACAAAAAAACTGCGCTACCTGACAGAGCTGTTCCGCGAGTTATACCCGGACAAACAAATTACCCGGTTTGTCACGTCACTGAAGCGACTGCAGCAGAATCTCGGCGAGTTTCATGACTACTGCATACAGATAGACGCGCTGGGCGCAATCGCTGACGATATGGCACAGAAAAAGCTTGCCGGTGCGGAAACAATGAAGGCCATAAAGACGCTGACTGGCAAGCTTGAAAAGAGCAAGCGCCAGGCGCGACGCCAGTACGCCGAGATATTCAGCAGCTTCGACGAGGCGAAAAACCGCAAAAAGGCCCGTCAGCTGTTTCACGGGAAAAACAATTGA
- the ppk1 gene encoding polyphosphate kinase 1 has translation MDMRNISLDSPDLYLNRELSWLGFNERVLQEAADERTPLLERVKFLAIVSGNLDEFFMKRIGGLKRLIASGHSELSVDGRTPAEQIAECHAMVREIQLRREAILTQVKKALDEHDIGVMRWTELGGDERKRLRNQFVRDIFPLVTPLAMDPSHPFPFISNLALNLLVTMRFPGDDEIRMARVKVPVVPSVVPRLFHVGEGNRFVTLEDIMSNNLDLLFPGMKIESCELFRVTRNAIVETDQSDADDLLEQVKTELEERDFTPIVRLQVESGMDPVHRGMLTAELGLEDEDVFEVDHMIAMNDLFEVAALDMPELHYTPHHPVDHPRLAQDPRNIFHIIRDGGPLLLQHPYHAFNTSVERFLRTASEDPKVLAIKMTLYRTSAEGNVIQSLINAARNDKEVAVLVELKARFDEEANIGWARRLEEAGIHVTYGVIGLKTHTKMILVVRKDYDGLRRYTHIGTGNYHPGTARLYGDLGMLSCDDALGADLTELFNYITGYSPPRSYRKILAAPYTLKKGLLAKIEREIKKHTPEKPGLIQLKTNALEDAEITEALYQAGQAGVRVDLLVRDTCRLRPGIPGLSDNIRVVSTVGRFLEHARIYYFHNGGKEEYFIGSADLMKRNLDSRVEVVAPVESSELREELRLMLNVQLADRRSAWEMDGNGVYSQRQPTSEKDSEGAQDALIAVAEKRYAAVATREQKKVRKKLIKQFDKRLKSESD, from the coding sequence ATGGATATGCGCAATATCAGTCTGGATTCCCCCGATCTGTACCTTAACCGCGAGCTGAGCTGGCTGGGCTTCAATGAGCGAGTCCTGCAGGAAGCCGCCGATGAGCGCACACCGCTGCTGGAGCGCGTCAAGTTCCTGGCCATAGTAAGCGGCAATCTGGACGAGTTTTTCATGAAGCGCATCGGTGGCCTCAAGCGACTCATCGCCTCTGGTCACAGCGAACTGTCTGTCGATGGCCGTACCCCGGCTGAGCAGATCGCCGAATGTCACGCGATGGTGCGCGAGATCCAGCTGCGCCGCGAAGCGATACTGACCCAGGTCAAAAAAGCGCTGGATGAACACGACATCGGCGTCATGCGCTGGACGGAGCTGGGCGGCGACGAGCGCAAGCGTCTGCGCAACCAGTTTGTCCGCGATATTTTCCCGCTCGTCACGCCGCTGGCAATGGACCCGAGCCATCCGTTCCCGTTCATTTCCAACCTGGCGCTGAATCTGCTGGTTACCATGCGCTTTCCGGGAGACGACGAAATTCGCATGGCGCGGGTAAAAGTCCCGGTCGTGCCGTCCGTGGTACCGCGGCTGTTCCACGTTGGCGAGGGCAATCGCTTCGTAACACTCGAAGACATCATGAGCAACAACCTCGACCTGCTGTTTCCGGGCATGAAAATCGAATCATGCGAGCTGTTCCGGGTAACACGCAACGCGATAGTGGAAACCGACCAGTCAGACGCCGACGACCTGCTGGAACAGGTCAAGACCGAACTGGAGGAACGCGACTTCACGCCAATCGTCCGCCTGCAGGTGGAATCCGGAATGGACCCGGTGCACCGCGGCATGCTGACTGCCGAGCTGGGGCTCGAGGACGAGGATGTTTTTGAAGTCGACCACATGATCGCGATGAACGACCTGTTCGAGGTTGCAGCGCTGGATATGCCGGAACTGCACTACACGCCGCATCATCCGGTCGATCATCCGCGACTGGCACAGGATCCGCGAAATATCTTCCATATCATCCGTGATGGCGGCCCGCTGCTGCTCCAGCACCCCTACCACGCATTCAATACATCGGTTGAGCGCTTCCTGCGTACTGCCAGCGAGGACCCGAAAGTGCTCGCTATCAAGATGACGCTTTATCGCACTTCAGCTGAAGGAAATGTCATCCAGTCGCTGATCAACGCAGCACGCAATGACAAGGAAGTAGCGGTACTGGTGGAGCTGAAAGCGCGCTTTGACGAGGAAGCCAACATTGGCTGGGCCCGCCGGCTGGAAGAAGCCGGTATACACGTTACCTACGGCGTAATCGGGCTGAAAACCCATACAAAGATGATCCTTGTGGTGCGCAAGGATTACGACGGTCTGCGCCGCTACACTCACATCGGCACCGGCAACTACCATCCCGGAACGGCTCGTCTGTACGGCGACCTCGGCATGCTGTCATGCGACGATGCGCTGGGTGCCGACCTGACCGAGCTGTTCAACTACATTACCGGCTACTCGCCACCTCGCAGTTACCGCAAGATACTGGCAGCGCCCTATACGCTGAAAAAAGGGCTGCTGGCTAAAATCGAGCGGGAGATTAAAAAACACACGCCGGAAAAGCCCGGGCTCATCCAGCTGAAGACCAATGCGCTGGAAGATGCAGAAATCACCGAGGCGCTGTACCAGGCCGGACAGGCCGGTGTTCGGGTTGACCTGCTGGTACGCGACACCTGCCGCCTGCGCCCCGGGATCCCCGGGTTGTCCGACAATATCCGCGTAGTCAGTACCGTCGGCCGCTTCCTTGAGCACGCCCGTATCTACTATTTTCACAACGGCGGCAAAGAAGAGTACTTTATTGGCTCTGCCGATCTGATGAAACGAAACCTGGATTCACGCGTCGAGGTCGTGGCTCCGGTCGAGTCGAGCGAACTGCGCGAAGAGCTCCGGCTAATGCTCAACGTCCAGCTGGCCGACCGGCGCAGCGCCTGGGAGATGGACGGCAACGGGGTCTACTCGCAACGCCAGCCAACTTCCGAAAAAGACTCCGAGGGCGCCCAGGATGCACTGATTGCAGTGGCAGAGAAACGCTACGCCGCAGTTGCCACGCGCGAACAGAAGAAGGTGCGTAAAAAACTGATCAAGCAGTTTGACAAGCGCCTGAAAAGCGAGAGCGACTAA